The Pyrobaculum sp. 3827-6 genome has a segment encoding these proteins:
- a CDS encoding DEAD/DEAH box helicase, whose amino-acid sequence MVFHLLHPAVREALRERGIEEPTEPQMKAIPEVLAGNNVLIIAPTGSGKTEAALLPILSMMLTMGLENAGIYVLYITPLRALNRDLLERIRWWGERLGLRVDVRHGDTDKADRQRQSKTPPHILITTPEMLQAIMTGRRLLSHLKELRWVIVDEVHELAEDKRGVQLSLALERLRYHVGREFQIVGLSATVGSPVEVAKFLMGVDRPFKIVMVNVTRYMKLDVVRPKPTEEDVKLAEASGLFPDVVARLRLIKRLVEENRSTLIFVNTRSMAELLGFRLSYLFPDLPAAVHHSSLSKMVRVSVEERLKRGELKAVVATSSLELGIDIGHVDLVIQYISPHQVTRLLQRVGRSGHRLTAVPKGVVIGEDVNDVMEAAVIVKMARGGFIEPTQIPNKPYDVLVNQVVAFLILKPRWKLEELYGVIKKAYPYRDLALDELRRVVKFMQDLYPRLAVYFEDSDTVARPRGRGFYRYFYETLSMIPDERQYAVINAQTGELVGALDESFVAEYGNVGVKFIFRGRPWLITAVEDRSIKVAEVSDPTGAIPSWIGEEIPVPFEVAQEVGKLRRMARNGLDYGAIAEEYGINEETAKFIVEEMEKHRGPLPDERTVVVEQYRDNVVIVHAAFGTLVNRALGKLLGELLIKVLERPVGVHQDPYGVIIQSADKLPAELVVSQIRKLSSMDVRELAELIKSALVKSGSFKRRILHVAKRMGAVDKEADVYNISMSKLVDAFSGTPVFDEALREALEKDLDLSHTVEILQRIRTGEISVVYTAAPTYLGDVLYEKLSHRLEIIPPERLRRLVLDSAKARLLNYAMLAVCLECGWYGMVRVGEVNELACPRCGGNNVGVVRVVRSDNLEREVRRNYEEVKKTAEILRRHGWVGLYALASRLPIETVESLLAEADGADINSLTEKIQEMEKEYLKQRLLE is encoded by the coding sequence GTGGTTTTTCATCTACTTCACCCCGCCGTGAGGGAGGCGTTGAGGGAGAGGGGGATAGAGGAGCCGACCGAGCCTCAGATGAAGGCGATACCCGAGGTGCTGGCTGGCAACAACGTCCTCATAATAGCCCCCACGGGCAGTGGGAAAACCGAGGCGGCTCTGTTGCCTATACTTTCTATGATGCTTACGATGGGTCTTGAGAACGCTGGGATTTATGTGCTCTACATAACTCCGCTAAGGGCGCTTAATAGAGATCTGCTGGAGAGGATTAGGTGGTGGGGCGAGAGGCTTGGGCTGAGGGTAGATGTGAGGCACGGCGATACTGACAAGGCTGATAGGCAGAGGCAGAGCAAGACGCCGCCTCACATATTGATAACGACGCCCGAGATGCTCCAAGCCATCATGACTGGGAGGAGGCTGTTGAGCCACTTGAAGGAGTTGCGGTGGGTCATTGTCGACGAGGTTCACGAGCTGGCTGAGGACAAGCGGGGGGTCCAGCTGAGCCTCGCGCTTGAGCGGCTGAGGTACCACGTGGGTAGGGAGTTCCAGATAGTGGGGCTCTCGGCCACCGTGGGTAGCCCCGTGGAGGTGGCGAAGTTCTTAATGGGGGTTGACAGGCCCTTTAAGATCGTAATGGTTAACGTCACTAGGTATATGAAGCTCGACGTGGTGAGGCCTAAGCCCACGGAGGAGGACGTGAAGCTGGCTGAGGCCTCTGGCTTGTTTCCAGACGTCGTGGCTCGGCTGCGGCTGATAAAAAGGCTTGTGGAGGAGAACCGGAGCACGCTGATTTTTGTCAATACGAGAAGCATGGCGGAGCTCCTCGGGTTCCGGCTCTCATACCTCTTCCCCGACCTGCCGGCCGCAGTTCACCACTCCTCGCTGTCAAAAATGGTGAGGGTCTCGGTGGAGGAGAGGTTGAAGAGGGGTGAGTTGAAGGCTGTGGTGGCCACCTCCAGCCTAGAGCTGGGTATCGACATCGGGCACGTGGATTTGGTAATTCAGTACATCTCTCCCCACCAAGTCACGAGGCTTCTACAGAGGGTGGGGAGAAGCGGGCACAGGCTGACCGCGGTGCCTAAGGGTGTTGTGATAGGGGAGGACGTCAACGACGTCATGGAGGCGGCCGTCATCGTCAAAATGGCTAGGGGCGGCTTCATAGAGCCGACGCAGATACCCAACAAGCCCTACGACGTATTGGTGAACCAGGTGGTGGCGTTTTTGATATTAAAGCCGCGGTGGAAGCTTGAAGAGCTCTACGGCGTCATAAAGAAGGCGTATCCATATAGAGACCTCGCGCTGGACGAGCTGAGGAGGGTTGTGAAGTTTATGCAAGACCTCTACCCAAGGCTGGCTGTGTATTTCGAGGACAGCGACACCGTGGCGAGGCCGAGGGGGCGCGGCTTCTACCGCTACTTCTACGAGACTCTGTCTATGATACCGGACGAGAGGCAGTACGCCGTCATAAACGCCCAGACGGGCGAGCTCGTCGGCGCCCTTGACGAGTCGTTCGTGGCTGAGTACGGCAACGTGGGGGTGAAGTTCATATTCAGAGGCAGGCCCTGGCTTATTACAGCCGTCGAGGATAGGAGCATCAAGGTGGCCGAGGTCTCAGACCCCACCGGCGCCATACCGAGCTGGATAGGCGAGGAGATACCCGTGCCATTTGAAGTGGCGCAGGAGGTTGGAAAGTTGCGGAGGATGGCCAGGAATGGGCTTGATTATGGGGCCATAGCGGAGGAGTACGGCATAAACGAGGAGACTGCTAAGTTTATTGTAGAGGAGATGGAGAAGCACCGGGGGCCTCTGCCCGACGAGAGGACGGTCGTGGTGGAGCAGTACAGAGACAACGTGGTTATTGTACACGCCGCTTTCGGCACGCTGGTCAACAGAGCACTTGGCAAACTTCTGGGCGAGTTGTTGATAAAAGTTCTGGAGAGGCCCGTCGGCGTCCACCAAGATCCCTACGGGGTGATAATACAGTCCGCAGACAAGCTCCCGGCGGAGCTCGTCGTCTCGCAGATTCGTAAACTATCCTCAATGGATGTGAGAGAGCTCGCTGAGTTGATAAAGTCGGCGCTGGTGAAATCCGGCTCGTTTAAACGCAGAATTCTCCACGTGGCTAAGAGAATGGGGGCCGTGGACAAGGAGGCCGACGTCTACAACATCAGCATGTCGAAGCTGGTCGATGCGTTCAGCGGAACGCCAGTTTTCGACGAGGCTTTGAGAGAGGCGCTTGAGAAAGACCTAGACCTTTCGCACACTGTGGAGATCCTCCAGAGGATAAGGACGGGCGAGATCTCGGTGGTCTACACAGCGGCGCCGACGTACCTAGGCGACGTCCTCTACGAGAAGCTGTCCCATAGGCTGGAGATCATACCTCCCGAGAGGCTGAGGAGGCTGGTACTCGACAGCGCAAAGGCCAGGCTACTTAACTACGCCATGTTAGCCGTGTGTCTAGAATGCGGGTGGTACGGCATGGTGCGCGTCGGCGAGGTCAACGAACTGGCGTGCCCAAGATGCGGCGGCAACAACGTAGGAGTCGTGCGCGTGGTACGTAGCGACAACCTAGAGAGGGAGGTCCGGCGCAACTACGAAGAGGTGAAGAAGACCGCCGAGATCCTGCGCAGACACGGCTGGGTTGGGCTGTACGCACTAGCCTCGCGCCTGCCCATCGAAACCGTGGAGAGCCTGCTGGCGGAGGCCGACGGAGCCGACATCAACAGCTTAACCGAGAAGATACAGGAGATGGAAAAGGAGTATCTAAAACAGAGACTTCTTGAATAA
- a CDS encoding sugar phosphate transferase, whose product MEIALTGSIAPELAAPAPYVIAGGFRLVELAALSLCEAGKVVIYVEEKIDLPLILEGCRFEIREGTPHDVPKVEVGCVPHLLKTRNLACGGTRINLGGAEQTATPLESLADIIENNVEIMQAALARLRDLGVELVRGDVRGDVRGDAYVRGRVYEYTYVEGPVVVGPSSAVLPFTYVRPGAALYYDSKARDEVKNAVLDAYTRKQHGGYLGDSYVSPFVNFGAGTNVSNLKNTLGLIRPSYTSKGYRKLGPVVGEFVKTAIGTLIYGGRFIGPLSHLYGVVDRDVPPLSIYKDGEVVAMDAEKAAEYVRRDLSQFGRGDLYAFYLRRLFKKSLF is encoded by the coding sequence ATGGAGATCGCCTTGACCGGCTCCATCGCGCCTGAACTCGCGGCGCCGGCGCCGTACGTAATCGCGGGTGGGTTTAGGCTCGTGGAGCTGGCGGCGCTGTCGCTGTGCGAGGCGGGGAAGGTGGTCATATACGTAGAGGAGAAGATAGACCTCCCACTTATACTAGAGGGTTGCAGATTTGAAATTAGAGAGGGCACGCCTCACGACGTGCCGAAGGTGGAGGTTGGATGCGTGCCTCATCTACTTAAGACAAGGAATTTGGCTTGTGGAGGCACCCGAATTAATCTAGGCGGGGCGGAGCAGACGGCTACGCCTCTTGAATCACTCGCAGATATCATAGAGAACAACGTCGAGATTATGCAGGCCGCGTTGGCGCGGCTGAGGGACCTCGGAGTGGAGTTGGTCAGGGGCGACGTGAGAGGCGACGTGCGCGGCGACGCCTACGTCAGGGGGAGGGTGTACGAGTACACATATGTCGAGGGGCCGGTGGTCGTGGGGCCGTCGTCCGCGGTGCTGCCGTTTACCTACGTCCGGCCAGGCGCCGCTCTGTACTACGACTCCAAGGCCAGGGACGAGGTCAAGAACGCAGTCTTAGACGCCTACACCCGTAAGCAACACGGCGGGTATCTAGGCGACTCCTACGTATCCCCCTTTGTAAACTTCGGAGCTGGGACCAACGTGTCTAACCTAAAAAACACTCTGGGGCTGATAAGGCCCTCGTACACGTCAAAGGGCTACAGGAAGCTGGGGCCGGTGGTCGGCGAGTTTGTCAAAACGGCGATAGGCACCTTGATATACGGGGGGAGGTTCATCGGTCCGCTTTCCCATCTCTACGGCGTTGTGGATAGAGATGTGCCGCCGCTCTCGATATACAAAGACGGGGAGGTGGTGGCTATGGATGCAGAAAAGGCGGCGGAGTACGTGAGGCGAGACTTGTCGCAGTTCGGCAGAGGCGACCTCTACGCCTTCTACCTACGCCGCTTATTCAAGAAGTCTCTGTTTTAG
- a CDS encoding CopG family transcriptional regulator, which produces MSGQVREFDLTYNDLFRAPDKEGAIVSVRVHRKVKSVLEELAKREGLDGVSELVRYLIAGYLLGKYNIERPRERVVVEPIVLTVNVQKASSVDDVEFELAVDEVASIIKDVEDYLRKVKAGVVPRNPEIAMKLNKKLARALKTARKLGMEEEYMKLMRLKAQLSVIE; this is translated from the coding sequence ATGAGCGGCCAGGTCAGGGAATTTGACTTGACGTACAACGACTTGTTCAGGGCGCCGGACAAGGAGGGCGCGATTGTATCTGTAAGGGTGCACAGAAAGGTGAAGTCTGTGCTGGAGGAGCTGGCGAAGAGGGAGGGCCTCGATGGAGTTTCTGAACTAGTCCGCTACCTCATAGCTGGCTACCTCCTGGGTAAGTACAACATAGAGAGGCCTAGGGAGAGGGTCGTGGTGGAGCCCATCGTCCTCACGGTTAATGTGCAGAAGGCCTCGTCTGTAGACGACGTGGAATTCGAGCTGGCCGTAGACGAGGTGGCGTCTATAATTAAAGACGTGGAGGACTACTTGAGAAAAGTAAAGGCTGGGGTCGTCCCCAGGAATCCCGAAATCGCAATGAAGCTGAATAAGAAGCTTGCCAGGGCTTTGAAGACTGCTAGGAAGCTCGGTATGGAGGAGGAGTATATGAAGCTTATGAGGCTCAAGGCTCAGCTGTCTGTAATTGAGTAA
- a CDS encoding glycosyltransferase family 2 protein has protein sequence MLELLVIIPFVLLAAAGLAREYSFWRGGGGGHVQTCRKISVVIPMRGVHAATEDNLRALTSQKVSTEVEYVFVVDSAADPAYEVARRYGRVLLSEGEGKSAALATALRNVSGDCVVFADDDIRPGPHWLTEMTAPLSSYTAVTTYRWYLGRGLCHKVRLAISNMGFPAMLDKRSRFVWGGSTAFRRDFAEKTRLADRLPRYVSDDYAVYSAIKEQGGGIWFAKGAIAPTPDPDCKLGEAFWWGVRQILMVKWHAPAGWYAGLVIYTLGFLLSVALPAAGLLTGDRWLLAGLALHPINLFKDAVRARGVRKHAGVPISPATVAATWAVGNFVIPLAVWTSAFVKCVNWRGRRICRQ, from the coding sequence GTGTTGGAGCTGTTGGTAATAATACCCTTCGTACTCCTCGCCGCGGCGGGCCTCGCCAGGGAGTACAGCTTCTGGAGGGGGGGAGGCGGGGGGCATGTACAGACCTGTAGAAAAATCAGCGTGGTGATCCCCATGAGGGGAGTCCACGCAGCCACCGAAGACAACCTGAGGGCGTTGACCTCGCAGAAGGTGAGCACAGAGGTTGAGTACGTCTTCGTCGTAGACTCGGCGGCGGACCCCGCCTATGAAGTCGCCAGGAGATACGGGAGGGTTCTCCTCAGCGAGGGCGAGGGGAAGAGCGCCGCCCTGGCCACCGCGCTTAGGAACGTATCCGGCGACTGCGTAGTATTTGCAGACGACGACATCAGGCCGGGGCCGCACTGGCTCACGGAGATGACGGCGCCCCTCTCCAGCTACACAGCCGTCACTACATACCGCTGGTACCTCGGCAGAGGCCTCTGCCACAAGGTGAGGCTGGCCATCAGCAACATGGGGTTCCCGGCGATGCTGGACAAGAGGTCTAGGTTCGTGTGGGGAGGCTCCACGGCCTTTAGGAGAGACTTCGCCGAGAAGACAAGGCTCGCCGACAGACTGCCTAGATACGTAAGCGACGACTACGCGGTGTACTCAGCCATAAAGGAGCAGGGAGGCGGGATCTGGTTCGCAAAAGGCGCCATAGCCCCCACGCCGGACCCGGATTGCAAACTGGGCGAGGCATTCTGGTGGGGAGTTAGACAGATCCTAATGGTGAAGTGGCACGCCCCCGCGGGGTGGTACGCCGGGCTTGTTATATACACGCTGGGCTTCCTGCTCTCCGTGGCGCTGCCGGCGGCCGGCCTCCTAACCGGCGACAGGTGGCTACTCGCCGGGCTAGCGCTCCACCCCATCAACCTATTTAAAGACGCCGTGAGGGCGCGGGGCGTGAGGAAACACGCAGGCGTCCCGATCAGCCCCGCCACGGTAGCCGCGACGTGGGCCGTGGGCAACTTCGTAATCCCACTCGCGGTGTGGACCTCTGCGTTTGTCAAGTGCGTCAACTGGAGGGGGAGGAGGATATGCCGGCAGTAG